Genomic DNA from Manihot esculenta cultivar AM560-2 chromosome 15, M.esculenta_v8, whole genome shotgun sequence:
tataaaaatttaattgaaattattttttttccaaaagattctaattacataattaaatttgtaattatattatataaaaaaatatatttatctgTTAAAAAATACTAAGTGcactattatattttatattttagataaCAATAGCTTAACAATgagtataaaattattgttttaatattattaaaataacaccttacaattaatttaatttttttataaaaaattaacttttttataatataataatatatgttaataaataacttattttatatttaattaaattataattacacTAACAACAAATTTATTtactgtaaaaaaaataaataaattgttattttataaatacaataataaaaataaattttttaaatcgttattattaatttatatatataatttaaatttatgtaatAACAATTTGTAATGGTTATTTTCTATCATTTTGTAGTAGTAAGTATTATAATAGTAAATCTCTAATGTAgatgtttttttattaatatatttttataagagttttaaatattaatttttaaataaattaaatttaattcaatttaatttaataattccaCTACAATATTTATAATGTCTCATTTGAAATGTTATGCTAATAGGGTAATTTAGAAGTCTATAACAATATAATATccaaacatatttttatttaaataacattattttttatctattattaaAATCTTATTTAACCTACAATATTAGGttttcaaatgatttttttGCTGATGtaacattaataaataaaaaaaatattagggaaattaaaattatatttttatttacctTATCTTTCTCCACTATCTCTAAAACCTTTATAGCTTGTGGCTATAATACAAGTAACCCACTCTTCTTTAAAGTGGCCCCCAATGTCCTCTCATCATGAATTTAGTCATTTaccatttaaaaattatcaataaataattcaTTATACTTTGAAATAATAAGATTAGGGTTGCCAAAATTGttcataaaaaattacatagaaaaatttaaattcacactatgtaaaattaaatataaaaattatttaaatatttacatatttaatctgacgataattatatttaaataaatttaaaattatttaaatatttaaatatttaatttaatggtaaatatatttaaataaatttgaaagattTTGTGAATCGCTAAATTCTGAtggtttttaagaaaaaaacaaacgttcaaaatactaaaaatacaTAAACGGTGTATGGGCCCTCGTGGAGAAAATGGTTCATCAGCAGTTAGCATTTATGGTTGATATATGAATCAAACCTTAAAAGCGTCCTCAATTCAACCAGCCAAATGGCAAATGCCCCGCCCAACTCACGCTGTTTCAGCGTGCAAGGTTTTTACAGCAAACCAACTCTTCACTTGAATTGCTTCACGCTAGAgctctctctcttcttttgAAACTTGATCAACACTTCCATCTCCATATATAACCGAGATCTTTACAAAATTTGCAGCTGCCAGGggacttctctttcttttcttagtTAATTTTTCAAGCTATGGCTTCCTGGAACTCGTTTCCACTCAAGATCACATACGAGGTCTTTGGATGGTTGGCATTCGTTTCTTGGTCCATTAGTTTCTACCCACAAGCCATATTGAATTTCCGACGAAAAAGGCAAATTTTTCTTCATACCCTTTTCTCCTACTGCTATTTTGTTTTACTTAAATCGTATTTTTTACTGGTTTTATTGTTGCAGTGTGGTGGGTTTGAACTTCGATTTCGTGGTGCTGAATTTGACGAAGCACTCCTCTTACTTGATCTACAACGCTTCGCTTTACTTCAGCTCTGCAATCCAGAAGCAGTACTTTAACAAGTATGGGCACAAACAGGTCAGTCGTTAATTTCCAGTTTCAGCTTCAAACCAAGATCTTTCAATCATTTAAGCAAATGGGTTTTAGACAAATCGAAATCTTAAATCTTCATTTTATTGCAGATGATACCTGTAGCTGCAAATGATGTTGCATTTTCCATACATGCTGTTGCATTGACAGCAATCACATTGTTCCAAATTGCAATCTACGAAGTAGGCAATCAATTTACTCATCTTCAACTACTGTTTTTGGTTAAAATCTTTGCTAATGCAATAAATTTTTACAGCGAGGGCATCAAAAGGTATCTAAGATTGCTATAGCAATTGTCTGTATTGTGTGGGTAGCTGCTGCAGTTTGTTTCTTTGTAGCTTTGCATCGTCATTCTTGGCTGTGGCTTATCTCTGTCTTCAAGTAAGTTgctgtttgcttttgatttagtGTAATTTCTTAGCAGCACTGTCTTATCCTGCTCCACACAACACACACTGACTGGCTGCAACTTGTTACTAAGGAACAGTCACTATATGGAACAGGCAGCTTTATCTATATATATCTATCTAAACAATacaaagaaaaaattactatttgatcCCTGTGGTATAGGAAAACTCATTAATCAGTCCTtcagttttgaaaaatatattaatcatcccttacattttagaaaaattgaTGTGAAGGTCTAATTATTgagttttttcaaattatagtaactaaatagtaaaacacTAACTGGTAAAactaactaaaaaattaattagtggaTTTTTAAAACCTCAAGaaagttttaatatatttttcaaaatcgagaGATCAACTAatgatttttttcttaatatagagattaaataataaattttcctagtataattataaaatattgataGAAACAGACCTTTCTAAAGTTGCTATTGAAATTTGTTTGCAGCACAATCCAAGTTTGTATGACTGTGATCAAGTACATTCCCCAGGTCAGATTGGCTAAATGAACTAATGATCTTTACTTCATTGATATTGAAGTCGTTGAAATTACATTTTGAACCTTATTTGTCTCAgcatagattttattatttacttgtgATTCCTGTGTTGAGATACAGGCAGTAATGAACTTCATGAGAAAGAGCACTGATGGGTTCAGCATTGGGAACATATTACTTGATTTTCTTGGAGGAATGGCTAATTATGCTCAGATGACTGCACAATCTGTAGACCAACGTATGTTATATATTCATTCTCCTGAAACACACTTCTTCAATCCATTTGAAACAATCTTCATGTTCATGCCTTTTCTTTCAATTCTACAGATTCATGGGTGAACTTTTATGGCAACATAGGAAAGACACTGCTTTCTCTGGTATGCAACACttaattattactttattaTCATTTCCACTGTCTTCTGATTGATATTCAGTTTGTTTCGTAAAAATAACTTGTATGTAAaaaatattctataattttCTTTATGATTCCTATGGAATTAGTTGGTTTTGAGATTGTTTTAAATTTTGCAGGTGTCTATATTCTTTGatcttcttttcatgtttcaaCATTATATCCTTTATTCAGACAAGAAGAAGCAGCATAGCTCCCCTGAAATCAAGGGAGAGGGTGAACACCCACCTAATTGCTCTTTACAGGCTGAGAATgtgtaatatttttatatatttcttcaCAGTGCATTGCTTTATaaagaaaatatgtaaatttgtttttaattttaaacttctAAATTATACAAAATGGTCAGTGTAGCCTTTATATATTGAATTGCTTTTGCATTTTGAATTTgatggttttgatggtttttttttttctgagaaaTTTATGGTATCAGTAGATTAGTAATAGTAAAGTGGTTATAATGATTAGGACATAAAATTTATGTAGagatgaaatattattttaaaattaatatttatttaatttaataatattgaattttcttttaaaaaaattactatttaatttttatagtacgGAAAACTCAATAATTGATTTCGATTTTAGTTTTCAAAAAGTTTACTTAACGGttgattaaaatgtttttaaaatatttattaattaatcttttaatattaGGGGCATATTAAACAATTTTGTAATActtaatagataaaattaatgaaaaaactaattaatagacttttaaaatattaaaaatatcttaatatattttttaaaattaatggatcaatcgatgaattttttcatattatagagactaaatagtaaatttttcaaataaaaatataaatcttatatttcttcatttaatctttaaattaagATGAACATTAACAAGAAAAACAATACAGTAAACAATGTTTTATCAAGAAGAAGAAATAATATAACAAATCTGTGATTGAATATagaaatttttaaatgtaaCGATGAATTGATaagaaataaaatcatttaagtttttttaataattattatccaaataaagagaaaaatattattttgataaaatatatgttgatgataaattaattattaaattataaaataaatacattttaattttaataaatttacagttaattatatttatatatatatcaattttttttattgatttaacaTACTATAGTATACTGATTTGATATTATCACTTTATTATATAGGATATTAAGCTTCTGAAGTTTCTGAAATTTTAAGAATCTCGCTATTGGATTagagttataattttatttttttgaaaaaatatgttAGATATCATTAAAGAAAGtctaatatttaaataagaaaatttcaAAGTCCAAAagaattaactaaaatttattttccttctcCATCTCAATAAGCTTTAGAGGCCTTGAATATGATTGTTGTCACGTAACGTTGTATGGCCAAATCTTTGATCGATTCATCTCTCTCTCAAATTCAGCATGTTACAGTGAATCTGAATCTATGGACAAAAGATTGACAAGGCTGTGATGAGTGTCTCCccgtatttttcttttttattctttttttaaaaggttgtgatAATTAGGGGTGAaccgtattcggttcaaattgaaaaaattgatcaaattgaattgatttaaaaatttagttcgattttttatacatttcggttcggtttggtttttaatttcagaaatttcgattattttggttcggttcggttttaatcagaaaaaatcaaaaaaaccgaaccgaaccgattagtaataataatatgttttttcaataatatagagaaattaaatcatattaacattaaaatattttaattaaattttaaaatattaaaaataaagtgtaaaaaataaaaaaattattaaaaatcgaaaccgattaaatcaaatcgaatcaaaccgaatcagaccggttcgattcgattcgatttctaattaaaatcaattcgattctatttttatatatactaaaattttaatttattcaattcggttcgattttaaactgaaccgaccgaatgctcacctctTGTGCTAATGGAGGGTATAGTCTTTACGAAGTGGATTTTATTTAACAGGAGGaaagtaatttaaataaaaaaaataatacttcTCAGTTTTGATCAATGGTGTAATGGAAAAAACAATTGTTTTTTTCGATTaatgtaattaaattataaagatattttaatatatttttaaaaatattaaaatcaattaattagtttaaattatTAGACACGatagtaattaataaaaaaaaattaacctgCGTACGGAATTAAACCCGACGATGAGTGCATGAATAGCGCCGTAATCCCATCCTGGTTCATGGGCATTGCTACATGCAAATCCCGCCAAGTTGCCAACTTTCTTTCTTGAtccatgagaaaaaaaaaaaaactttattttaatatttatttttaatcctgaaataatttatttaagtaaaaaagctccctaatatttttttaaaaatatatatatatatatatatatataaaagaaaatgatgtgaatttaaaatagaaatattaGATAGTTTCATAAAAtgcaaatattttcaaaataggtttattttatattttaaaatatattttttaattcttatttaaattcTAATGATAGGATTATTAGCGAAATTCTGCAAGTAGGTGAtcagttaattatattttgagaaaataattaagtaatatatatatattaaaaaatatggaGTAATCAGTAACCTTTTTTTAAGcggtattataaattaaaaaaaaaaaaactaataaaacaGAAATCGGCAATTAGCAATTAGATCCAAGGGCTCAGGAAAGGACTGTTATTGGGTGAAAAAGCTCTCCCCATCCAAATTGGAAACTCCGCCGGAGTCCTTGACGGAGGGAGAGAATGGCGTCGTGGAATTCATTTCCGCTCGAAATCACTTACGAAACCTTTGGATGGATCGCCTTCTTTTCTTGGTCCATCAGTTTCTATCCTCAAGTTATCTTGAATTTCCGTCGGAAAAGGTCTCCTTCCTCGGTGATTTCAATCTCATGAGTAATATTTCTCGCCCTTCAATTCCTATTTTTGGCTTGGATAACTTTTTTTCCTTTGGCTGTCGCAGCGTGGTGGGTTTGAACTTCGATTTCGTTCTGTTGAATTTGACCAAGCATTCATCTTATTTGATTTACAACGCTTCTCTTTACTTCAGCTCTGCTATTCAGGAGCAGTATTTCGACAAGTATGGCTACGGAGAGGTTTGTGCTTTTGATTTTTGTGTTTCAGTCATATTCTACTTGTAATTTGTTTTACTACGGAGAGGTTTGTGCTTTTGATTTTTGTGTTTCAGTCATATTCTACTAGTAATTTGTTTTAGTATTTAAATCCTCTTTTTCTGATCATGTGGGAAGAAGGGATATTATCAAAGTCTTACTTTTTTTCAGTTTAGATAGTGTTTTGCTTCTGATCATTTGGTTTAGATGATTATTAGACTGAGATTTTGAATCAGAACTATATTGAGAGTTTGTATCAGAGTCCAACGTATTCTTAGCTTCGAATGTTTAAGTTGACCCTAAAACTTGGAGGGGACGACTTGCCTTTGATTAAGATATCATGTCACTGATTCCCTGTTGTTTGTTTTTCCCTCAATTGGTTCTGTAAGTTAATTTTCCTAAAAATTGGTTTATTGACATAACATGCATCCATGCATCATACATGGAAATCTTCCAACTTATTCAGGAACCAAAGTTATCAAGATTCTATAGTTTTAATTTCTCtccctctttttttttaaaaaaaaaaccttcagTGAATGACCACTTTCCTctaaatatttacaaaaaaagcaaaataaacttttTGATTTATCTTTTGTGTCCTGTGGTCCATTTTGGTGTTATTTTTCAACATTATATTCTAAAGTATGGGTTTCAATTAACTGGCTCGATATTAGTTTTTATGCCTCATCAACTAGCACACTACTGTCTTGCATTATGACATGCTAGGCATAAACTTGAAGCACTTCTTTCAAATATATTGATTTCTGTTGATTTGGTATTCATGAATGTACTATGATGGAGTTAAATGTACAGCATTTGGATATTATTATGCTCATTGGTTTTTCGTGATTTTTCCCCCTTCTTATTGCAGATGATACCTGTAGCTGCAAATGACGTTGCCTTTTCAATTCATGCTGTTCTGTTGACAGCAATTACATTGTTCCAAATCGTAATCTATGATGTAAGTGGTCTAGTCTTCTTCAAAAGGGTTAATGTTTTCCTTTTTTCCTGTATATTGAACTTGGAGTTTTGAtgcaataatttttcattttgaacAGCACGGTAATCAAAAGGTCTCCAAGATTTCTGTAgcaattgtttgtgctgtgtggATAGTTGCAGCTATTTGTTTTTTCATTGCTTTGCCTAAACACTCTTGGCTGTGGTTGATCTCAATCTTCAAGTGAGTTGCCCATTAATTTGATTGAACTTCATGTGAACTGGACATGACAAGCTCTTAAACCTAACTTGGACAGATATCAATTTTCAAGCTCTAGTAATTTCAAATCCTGAATTGTATTAATCAGAATTTGGATTAGCACACTTAGAAGGCCAGTATCAGCAGTAGGTTTTTTGATGTCAGATTTTATTAATGAAACCACAATAGAGTGCTTTTCTGTGTAATTTATCCGCTAAGAAAACTTCTCTTTTCTCACCGACTCTTTGAGATTTATCATGAAATTGACATAGGGTTCCCTTCTTTTTGTGAACCTAAAATTGACATGGGTTCTCTGTGCCTGACAATTGAGACCGAGTTTCCTGATTATTTCTCCAAAGGGCtctattttatcaaatttatggTCCATTTAGCCTCTGTTCTTCAtcaatttttttctttggtTGTTACAATTGCTGTTACCACCTTCCACTTGATTTTCAGCCCTGCACTTTTAGATTTTTTAGGACAATTTCTTATGACTTTAATCTTTATACCTTTCCTATTAGTTAATGATATGGAAACTTAGAAAATGaacttctttcttcatgagTTGGCATTTCTGTCTTTGTTGTTGGAATAGAATTTGAAAGGTTAGTGCTGCTGTGAGTAGAAAAAATCAGGCATATGCACACATATTCTATGGAGGACCTTAcgcacctttttttttttttggggggggggggcaaCTTTTACCTCGGTTTAAAGATAATTCATAGTATTCTAGAAAGTTAATACATTGACCTAAAGTAGTATGATCAATTTCAATTCAATCCAGTCCAATGCAAAGAAGATACAAAAGATTGAAAAATGTAGTTTTTTATGGAGAAAGAGTTCCTGTATGTATACACTTAatacatggtggtgagaagaaAAAAAGCTTATTTATCTGTATTTGTGCAGTACAAACATTCTTCAATGGCTTCATTTCATTATTTCTTTATAACTTTGTCATTAGAATAGACTGATGGAATGCTTTGGCACTTTTCCTCCTCTGCAGCTCAATTCAAGTTTTTATGACAGTCATCAAGTATATTCCCCAGGTCTGAATTGCTTCCTTCTACTTTTCCTTAAAAAGTCCATGCCCAGACTAACTGACCAAGTGCCACCTATATTCTGGTAATGTTGGCAGTAAAGCCCCAACTGACCCATTTCCATGGCTTGGTTTCACACCTGTCTGCATGTGTACTAGTGACATCTAACACAACATGATATGATAATGGTTCGTTGCAGTAGTTGAAGGTAGTGATGGATGTAGAAATTTTAATGAGGTGGTCCAATTAAAAAATACACGTTAACTCTAAAAATAGAAGTGAAATACTTCCCAGTACTAagttaaattaaacttttttaaaatgtcaTTGAAAACTGAGAttgcatataaaaattaacGAATGTGTgcattttcaaataaataaatttgttagCTCAAACTTT
This window encodes:
- the LOC110601309 gene encoding cystinosin homolog — translated: MASWNSFPLKITYEVFGWLAFVSWSISFYPQAILNFRRKSVVGLNFDFVVLNLTKHSSYLIYNASLYFSSAIQKQYFNKYGHKQMIPVAANDVAFSIHAVALTAITLFQIAIYERGHQKVSKIAIAIVCIVWVAAAVCFFVALHRHSWLWLISVFNTIQVCMTVIKYIPQAVMNFMRKSTDGFSIGNILLDFLGGMANYAQMTAQSVDQHSWVNFYGNIGKTLLSLVSIFFDLLFMFQHYILYSDKKKQHSSPEIKGEGEHPPNCSLQAENV
- the LOC110602695 gene encoding cystinosin homolog yields the protein MASWNSFPLEITYETFGWIAFFSWSISFYPQVILNFRRKSVVGLNFDFVLLNLTKHSSYLIYNASLYFSSAIQEQYFDKYGYGEMIPVAANDVAFSIHAVLLTAITLFQIVIYDHGNQKVSKISVAIVCAVWIVAAICFFIALPKHSWLWLISIFNSIQVFMTVIKYIPQAVMNFMRKSTDGFSIGNILLDFLGGVTNYAQMAVQSIDQNSWVNFYGNIGKTLLSLVSVFFDLLFMCQHFILYPAKKAHISLKPNKAGAEPLIKSADDPPSENV